The genome window CTTCAAATACAACAGAAAGTTAAGACAGAATAGTGATagacacaggaagaaaaaaacaaactacttAGCATGGTGATTATATTACAAAATTAATAGTATCAATATCAAATGTTGTGAAATCTCATGCTAAGTTTAAAGTTTTATTAATGCCAGACCAAATACCTAATTGCAAGTGGCATTTTTAAGTGAACAATAATTAGCTGACATAATTGCCCCTGAAAATGCAGCAGTAATGTTAGTAGCAAGGGTAGGAAGAACCAGTCTCTGAAAAGAAGACAGTTGCCTCACGTTTCTTAAACACCTAAAACTTGAGGAAAAAGGAATTGAAATTGTATAATACATATTACTTTACTGCATACTATATTCTATTACTTTACTGCATACTGTAATCTATTTCACTTTAtcctttaatttttataaatactttgggtttttttccctctaaggATTACAGTTTGAAAACAATCAAAGAATTTCACCTTTGGAATCTGCTCTGTCTTTCTGGACTTTActtgaaagggaagaaattaaaCTGGAAAAGCTTCATGAAGAAATTCGTCGCTTGATTCAAATTCAGGTCTGTGTGACTTACTCATAATGCTTCAGGATGCTACCTACTCATTGGGAATGAGTAGCTGGAAATCTGCCTGGCAGGAAtggacttgggggtgctggtcaacagcagcTAAACCAGAGCCAGTATGTGCCtaggtggccaagaaggccagtggcacctggcctgtatcaggaacagtgtggccagcaggaccagggcagcaattgtcccctgtgctcagtgctggtgagGCCAtacctcaaatcctgtgttcaacTCTGGGTCCCTCAGGACAAGAAAGACTTTGAGGTGCTGGAGAGTGGTCAGAGAAGGGCAaaggagctggtgaagggtctggagcacaaatgtTActaagagcagctgagggagctgggagtgtttagcctggagaaaaggaggctcagggaggaccTTGTCACTCTCTATAACTGTCTGAAAGGAGACTGGAGCCATGTGGgagttggtctcttctcccaggtggctagtgacaggatgaggggaaatggcctcaagttgtgccaggggagatttagattggGTATAAGGAAAAACTTTCACACAAAGAGTTGCACAACATTGGAACAGACagcccagggaagtgctggagaCTCTATCCTTGGAAATGTTTGAAAAAGACATGTGGATATAGCACTTGAGGATATGGTTTaatggtgaacatggtggtCTTGTGCTaggttgatggttggacttgatgaccttaaaGGTCTTGTCCAACCTTAAAAATTCTATCTTACTAAAACAGAGCCCTTTTTACAAAAATCTTGGGCTATTAGCAGACTGAactgaattttcagttttagtACAGAGTAAATAGATCTGTACAGGGGACCTTTTTCTATCTCATATGGGTCCTGTTTGTACCAGttaaaatttgtttcaaaagcTGCCAATCTGAAAAAGATACcaattgaaataaatttcaaaacTCATTTCAGAGTTAACTGTTAGAAGTAGATATGAGTCAGTAACCCTTAAATATATAATCATCTGAATTTTTGGAGTCTTAGAAAACTGTAGAATTGTGaattctcttgctttttctgaaTCTCAGGTGGAAAGTATTTCACCATAtcttttaattatatttcttgTAGATTGTAGCAGTCCATATGGAAAACAGATATTTCAAGGAAGCTGCTGAAGTTCTTGAAAGGCTGTTCACAGACTCTGAATCAGATAAGGTAGTAACTTGTTTAAATTGCATTAAAAGCTCTTGACTTGCAGAGGAGAAAGAGGGTAGTTGGTTTGCAAAGCTAGCAAATCCTACCTGCATAACTTCAATCTCATTATTGTCTGTGCAGTCACTTTCATACCTATGtcactttaaaatacaaaaggaaattTGTGGCCAGGAGATTGATAGACATACTGGATGATTTTTGTGGGAGTAAAATGCTTTTAGCAGCAGTTGTCCTTCATCCCCTCTTCCACTTCATATGAGGAGTGAGATGGCACTACAAATTCTAGGAATTTGATAGTGCTGACTACTAACAGCCAATTTGCTGATTTCTGTTGTAGGGGACTGACTCTGTCTGTCACCTTTGATTAGTGTTCTATGTACCAAAGCATCCCAGGGAAGGAAAACTCATTAGCTTCAGACTGGATGCTATTATGCCTCTGACTGGAAAAGACAACATATATGTTAGGCCACCTCCTGGTTTGAAGTTGACTGCATCATTCAGAAAGTTGCAAGTTTGAGTGAATATCTCTCTAATATAATAGTTAGTGCACACACTTGAGTTTGCTGGAGTGGAGAAAAGAGCAACAGAAGAACTGCAGGtgaaaagaagttaaaaatgcTTCCTATATCTTCAACTGGTATATTAGGACACATGCTCTATGTAAGTAGTAGCCTGTGTATAACTTACTCTTCAGATACACTTCCATTCAGAGGATTTGGATGTTTGGAAAGTATAGATTGTGGTAATAGTACTCAAAttcatatataaaaatgtaacatATACACAGAAGATAATTCTCTGCCTATATTGGCTTCTGTAAAATTCAGAGGTATTGGTAGACAAAATAAGAATTTCTAATTATCAGTATTAATGTATCCTTAATGGTGCTGTACTAAGTTATCCTTTTCCTGAACACTGTACACCCCTTTCAATGGCAGTCTTTTTGAGGCAGCAAATGAGAAGAGAAAACCAAGTAATGGGTGGcttgttttgggtgtttttcctCCATTGACACCCCTGCTTTCAGTGTTATTCataatggaaatgaaaatgtaaatctCTGGTCAGTTACACTTTACCATTTACATAAGGTAAATACCTGGCATTATGACTAGTTGACTCTAGAGCTGTTTCAAACTGCAGCATGAACTGTATAGGGATATGCAGGAAACTGTATAATCATCATGTTGAGCTTTCTGTATTTCCTGTTTAGCATAGATACCAAGTTTGCTGCAGGATTGTGTTGTATAAAGCTGTGCTTTTCTTAGCCTTTAAGGGTGAAGCTGGCAACCATAATTAAAACCAAGGATCCATATGTTCCTCTTCTGCAAAGCTTCAGTTACAGTCTTTTGATAAGTAAAATCAAGTCTTACATTGAacttttcttgaaagaaaatgaaactaaCTTCTTAATACAGGTATGTTGAAAGTATCTTaaaaactttggaaaaaattTACCTGATACGATTAAATAGATTTCTCCTTCCAAGGGGGTTGTTTGGGCAATATTCAATTACTGTATTAGATGAAAAGGAAACTTTGCCTTCCTTTGGATTGTCTTATTTTCAACCTTCTGGTTTTAATGAATATGTCTTGGAGAAAGTTAGTAGGAAAGAGACTCCTCTTAAATATCTTCTATGAATGTTTTTCCCACAACTTTTTGATTAGAAAAATAGTTAGGACATTAGTATAATTAAAACAAGAGCTGCTTAAGAGATGCGGTTCTGATATGGGACTCCTTTAAAAATGTAGCTTTATATttaatgcttattttatttaagCCTACATGTCTTCccatactaaaaataaaaaatcaagaCCTGTTAATTTGGATAAAAGCTTTAGGAATGTCAGGGGAGTTAGGAGAGAGCAAACTATTATTGCTGTTTTCCTGTAAATACAAATGTTCCTTACAAACAGTCTTGCTCAAAAGTGATTTAAAATTGGCAAGAACAACATTCCTTCTTCAGTTCATCTTCAGGAGGATTGTAAAGAATTTCTCTTATGTTTACTTCGTATAAAAGAATATTGAATTATTCAATTACAAAAGCACAGACGTCTAAAGGTAATAAGaagcaaattttaaataaacaatcCTGAAGTTCCTCTGTGTTTTTCATTCTCTTACCAGAGAGACTGGACAACTTATTACATACACTCAAAGTATAATACAAGGAATACTTTTTAATGGTTTCACTTGAATGTCAGCTTTCAAGTTTACTTTTCAAGGCTCTTTCTTTGAGTCTAAGAGGAAGTGGAGGCTCGGAGGTGTCAGAGAAGGCCCAGAATTCCATACTAAACATGCCTAAGGCCCTCACTGCCTGCATCCCCACTGCCTGCATGTTTGTCCTACTGTCTGCACCCACATTGCAAATCTTACTTTGAACAGTTATTCTGGCACATGGAGGAGACAACTTTGTGAGGAATTCCCAATTCTGTGCAGCACACAGGTCTCCCAGCAGTGCACGCTGTCTTCTCTGCAGAAGAACATTCTAGCTTTAATTgctaatttctctttcttctagTGCCAGATGTAGAGGTATAATCATAGAGTAATTTGGATTGAAAGGAATCTTTAAAGGTAGTTTAGTCCAACCCACAATAAGCAGCCCTGCaataagcagggacatctttaATTAGATCAGGTTGTTTAGagccccattcaacctggccttgaaggTTTTCAGGGATTGGACATCAACCTTGCTGGGCAGCATGTTCCATGTTTTGCCACTGTCATCATAAACGAAACAATATTCTTCCTTAAATCTAGTCCaaatctaccctcttttagtttaaaaccattaacTCTTGTCCTACCTCTACAGGCCCTGGTAAGAAGTTTGTCCCATCATTATTCAGTGTAGGAGACCCCCTTTTAGGTACTCTATAAGGAGTAATGATTTACTACTTCCTTTGCTTGGCAATGGAGGAGAAATAATCTTAGTTTGTGGCTAGAAGTTTGAGCAGGatatattagaaatattttttgccaGTGCAAAAAAGGTTCTATTACAAGCCTTAAGTCTGCTTAGACATGTCTTTTGAACATGCTACATGTATGCTTTGTCCTGCCATGTGCTATGGAACTAGATAAACTTGACACCTGTCAGTTTTAGTTTCTAACCTAGTTATAAAAACCAGACTTTGGAGTACTTTGATCGTATTTGCAGTCTTAGTTAAGTTCTGTAATTTACTTAACACATTCTTAAGTTCACTCATTATGCAGCTATTTGTTGTATTTCTTTGTGTCCCTATAAAAATCAGTTGCAGCTATGACTAAAATTTCTCCAAGTTATTAGTTGATAAAGATCTTTATGGATTTCAACTTAACATGCTAAAGTTGTTTTGAAACTACTTACTTTAATGTTAATACCTCTGAAATGTCTGTCAAATAAGCACTGCTAGTTCTAATAAAAAGTATGCATGTTAATCTTAGTGCAAACTCCTATTTAGGTACTGCCTGGCTTTAATTTTAAGATATCAATTACATTTCTCACAGGAAGCCACAAAACATGTGGTATCTAAAGGGTTGGGAGCAACAACATTGCAGAACAGACCTGTAGAAGTCAATGAAAATGGCAAAAGTGatttggaaacaaaacaaaggttTGTATTAAGTATTATACTGCTAAGGGATGTACTTGGATGGTAATATGAAACTTGTAGATCAAAGAGTAAGTAAAAGGGGGGGCACTAAATTCCAAATTGCTGTCTAATAGAAAATTAGCTACAAGCACATTCcctattttctttaaatttgtgTTCTTCTGTGGTTGTTACTTTTGGCATTTACATGAAAAAGCCTGTCATTAAGTTTAATTATTTGTGAGGTTGCACAATTTGCAGTTTTAACAGCTGTCAGTCTATAATATAAGGACAAGAAagactttgcttttttaatgcTTGATTGAACTCCTTTTAGTTCTAATTTCAGGCTATAGGTCAtctcaagaggaaaaagaattagGAAATGGAATCAGTCTTACATTTTTCTTACAGCTGACCCCTTAATGATACTAGTGTGAAGGGAAATAGTTATGTTGCTTCATGATTCTGACAGTGCAAACCTTCAGAACAATGACAtgattattttggaaaatgctAATATTCTAGGTTTATCACCACTTGTTCAGGGGGAATAAATTGCTGGCTTTAGCTGGGATAGAGtctgtatttcttcatttttctactTGGAATACTTGGCATCATTTAGTTAAGAAAACACTGACGCAGACAGTATAGAGGAAGACAAGtcataagattttttttttaatttgtttttttagaAGGGCAGCTCCTGACACATCTGAGAGATATGATGAAAGACTCGTTCAAAAATATCTATGGAAATAATTCCTAATGAAAAATAGAAGTGCAAAATGCCTCTTATCTTCAACTTAAATGTCTTGGGAACAGGCTACCCAAGGAAGTGGTCACATTACCAAACCTGATAGAGTTCAAGAAACATTTGCACAGTGGTCTCAGATACATGGTGTGACTCCTGGGGatgtctgtgcagagctgaaagCTGAACTCAGTGATCCCTGTGGGTGCCTTCCAACTGGGCAGATTCTGTATTTCTCCTCCAGGTACAGGGAGGCAAGGTTAAGAGGGTGAATGCATTGAAGCAGTCAGTTATTTTATGCCACTGCTTCTGTAGAGAAGGCTTAGGattctttcattaaaatattgttGAATCATATAAATGGCAAGTTGCTGcctaggaaataatttttttgtcttttctttttaaggttGGTGAAAGAGAAACAGTGTATCACAAGTCAGTCATCTGGAgtcataaaaaaacccatagCAAGGTAAAAAATTTGTGTTATTGCTCTGGTCACAGACTTTTCATCAAGTACTTTGTATTTTTACTTCAGATCTGTGTTCTTTGCAGGAGACGTTCAGGACAGAAGCCCAAAGAGAGCAGAATTCTTCAGAGTGAGTATTagtttatttttacaatttcaAAACAGTCATGTCAAACACTTATTTCTAACTGCCTTCCCATGTGATTGGATTAATGCAGAAATGATTGTGGTGGATAAAAACGCTCAAAGTTGTGTATGGTTTCTGCACAAATGCAAATTTGGTGGTTGCCATATTTAGGAAGCTGTGAAGTGGCTTAATGTTCTCTAGcaattaattttgcaaaattattCACTATTTTCTGATTTGCTTGGTTGGTTTACAGGATTTATGGTATTCTGTCCCAAAGAAAGCTGACAGGAGTACTGAAGttcatttctttctgaattctGTGCTAGATAACTTGATTGGGAAAGAACTAAAGAAGTTagctgaaaaacaaattgtATTGTAAAATGTACAAAGTCAGGATGTTTGTGTGATTTCCTGGTATTACTTCTTAAAAAATCTAACACAGATAATATAACAGTTATAAGTAAGTTCTTAAGACCATTAGTACCCTCTTACCACAGCAAGATGATGTTATAGTTCCTGCACATGGCCATGTTGTATATGGAAGGACAAACTCTTAAGATGCCTTGAATGCTTGCCACAGTTAAAACCTGATACATCTACTTGGAAATGATGGAATTTGTATTCAAAGAATCATAGTTCTGATTGGTTCTTACTTCTCATTCTATGTAAAATGAGTCATGCATAtagtaaaaatgtttttatcaaAATCAAATGTTTTGTTATTATGTACCAATTTTTATCTAAgtgtttaaaatataattctGTGAACTCTATTGTATAGAAATTAAGGTGGGTTTTTTGAATATCCTATTTTTTGAAGCCCTTGGACTATGGCAAGATtcatgtgtatttatttataaaagtaTGTATGTAAAGAGACATTGAAATTTTCCCAATCTGTCAAAGCATATCAAAATACTGTACATTCTTGTCAGGTCTAAATGGTAAAATGCAAAACTGCTGCCTTGATGTTGACTCCTCTTTGTTTTGGATTTATATTAACTGTCTTCTAGGTCTTAACAGCATGCAAAATGTGGGACAAAACGAAGTTTCTTTGGCACATAGCCGAAGAAGACAGGTTTGTACCTATTTTCTCTTCTAAACAGAGATAAAATGAATCTGcatgcacagattttttttctcagctttaatctaatttttaaatctagTGCTTAGATTTAAGATTCTGTAGATAACTCAAGTGCTACAGTTCCTGAAATTGTTACAGTCCCTTTCTTTTAAAGACAGGAAATATAACATATTTTTACTGTCTCAAATATTGCTGTTGCTAATGCTTCCAAGGCTTTTATTTGTTGAAATACACCATTACCAAAGCTTAGTGTGAGATAAAAAATTCTTTCCACAGTTTGTATTAAAGAATTCAGGATGTCATTTGCTTGTGAGAATTTCAGGCAATTATCAGAGGCAACTCATTTTCCAGCTT of Molothrus ater isolate BHLD 08-10-18 breed brown headed cowbird chromosome 1, BPBGC_Mater_1.1, whole genome shotgun sequence contains these proteins:
- the TERF1 gene encoding telomeric repeat-binding factor 1, which encodes MATAAQDAPGVADGGGSSSVSSSVSLAPPEALEAVAAEWMLEFVCSCLCRHFAEQSGAEFWRWRDVAQALISGLSQIPQHQKKTVYLCQLLIRIAQGKSLGLQFENNQRISPLESALSFWTLLEREEIKLEKLHEEIRRLIQIQIVAVHMENRYFKEAAEVLERLFTDSESDKPLRVKLATIIKTKDPYVPLLQSFSYSLLISKIKSYIELFLKENETNFLIQEATKHVVSKGLGATTLQNRPVEVNENGKSDLETKQRLVKEKQCITSQSSGVIKKPIARRRSGQKPKESRILQSLNSMQNVGQNEVSLAHSRRRQKWTPKEDMELKSGVREFGVGNWAKILAHGNFNNRTSVMLKDRWRTLSKIKQS